Proteins encoded in a region of the Lycorma delicatula isolate Av1 chromosome 6, ASM4794821v1, whole genome shotgun sequence genome:
- the LOC142326712 gene encoding synaptic vesicle glycoprotein 2B-like isoform X2: MVSRQQGNHEEISIDEALDKIGVGSFHYRVSIIGGIILLSSYLSVGVVTFFMPAAQCDLEMKSEQKGYLAAISLVGLILSAHLWGFLSDTLGRRYIIIRCLLCDGLLYLITMLTPSYYLILVLRFFNGVASCGGVVSVYAFVGEFQPTHFRPRSLMIVSLVATSSYILLPAVAWLTIPSKWTFELYPGLTLKSWRLFYIFNGIPSILSAILLLFTPESPKFLIAKGENEKAIEVLHTIYKSNNNNNDDSFTINNIKSNEHIGKIRDDKSKIMAFFFLMWDQTFPLLKKPHRLHFLLLSLSLFTTLFRRFNFVYCCCSSITEDTQSTYYSAN, from the exons ATGGTTTCAAGACAACAAG GAAATCATGAAGAAATCTCAATTGATGAAGCACTGGACAAAATTG GTGTAGGATCTTTTCATTACCGAGTGAGCATAATAGGaggaattattttactttcatcatACTTAAGTGTTGGTGTTGTAACATTCTTTATGCCAGCAGCTCAATGTGATTTGGAAATGAAGTCAGAACAGAAAGGATACCTTGCAGCAATATCATTAGTAG GACTAATCCTGAGTGCTCATTTATGGGGATTTTTATCTGACACTTTGGGAagaagatatataataataagatgTCTGTTATGTGATGGTCTACTATATTTAATCACAATGTTAACACCTAGTTATTACCTTATTCTAGTTCTACGGTTCTTCAATGGAGTAGC atctTGTGGTGGTGTTGTATCTGTGTATGCATTCGTTGGTGAATTTCAACCGACACATTTCCGACCAAGATCATTAATGATTGTGTCATTGGTTGCAACTTCTTCTTATATACTCTTACCAG ctgTTGCATGGTTAACAATTCCATCAAAATGGACATTTGAATTATATCCTGGATTAACTTTAAAATCATGgagattgttttatatttttaacggaATACCAAGCATTCTATctgccattttattattatttacaccagaaagtccaaaatttttaattgctaaagGAGAAAATGAAAAAGCAATTGAGGTTTTACATACAATTTAtaagtcaaataataataacaatgatgatagttttacaataaacaatattaaatcaaatgaaCACATTGGAAAAATAAGagatgataaaagtaaaattatggcatttttttttttaatgtgggaTCAGACTTTTCCTCTATTAAAAAAACCACAtcgtttacattttttactattgtCTTTATCATTATTCACAACATTGTTTAG GAGGTTTAACTTTGTGTACTGTTGCTGCAGTAGTATCACAGAAGATACCCAATCAACTTATTACAGTGCCAATTAA
- the LOC142326712 gene encoding synaptic vesicle glycoprotein 2B-like isoform X3 codes for MVSRQQGLILSAHLWGFLSDTLGRRYIIIRCLLCDGLLYLITMLTPSYYLILVLRFFNGVASCGGVVSVYAFVGEFQPTHFRPRSLMIVSLVATSSYILLPAVAWLTIPSKWTFELYPGLTLKSWRLFYIFNGIPSILSAILLLFTPESPKFLIAKGENEKAIEVLHTIYKSNNNNNDDSFTINNIKSNEHIGKIRDDKSKIMAFFFLMWDQTFPLLKKPHRLHFLLLSLSLFTTLFSNNGTYVWLPVALNKMSLYEKESGKDVGTFCDLTQYVTNQSINQSIKLKKQN; via the exons ATGGTTTCAAGACAACAAG GACTAATCCTGAGTGCTCATTTATGGGGATTTTTATCTGACACTTTGGGAagaagatatataataataagatgTCTGTTATGTGATGGTCTACTATATTTAATCACAATGTTAACACCTAGTTATTACCTTATTCTAGTTCTACGGTTCTTCAATGGAGTAGC atctTGTGGTGGTGTTGTATCTGTGTATGCATTCGTTGGTGAATTTCAACCGACACATTTCCGACCAAGATCATTAATGATTGTGTCATTGGTTGCAACTTCTTCTTATATACTCTTACCAG ctgTTGCATGGTTAACAATTCCATCAAAATGGACATTTGAATTATATCCTGGATTAACTTTAAAATCATGgagattgttttatatttttaacggaATACCAAGCATTCTATctgccattttattattatttacaccagaaagtccaaaatttttaattgctaaagGAGAAAATGAAAAAGCAATTGAGGTTTTACATACAATTTAtaagtcaaataataataacaatgatgatagttttacaataaacaatattaaatcaaatgaaCACATTGGAAAAATAAGagatgataaaagtaaaattatggcatttttttttttaatgtgggaTCAGACTTTTCCTCTATTAAAAAAACCACAtcgtttacattttttactattgtCTTTATCATTATTCACAACATTGTTTAG TAATAATGGTACATATGTCTGGCTACCAGTAGCACTAAATAAAATGAGCCTGTACGAAAAGGAAAGTGGAAAAGATGTTGGAACATTCTGTGATTTAACACAATATGTAaccaatcaatcaatcaatcaatcaatcaaattaaagaaacaaaattaa
- the LOC142326712 gene encoding synaptic vesicle glycoprotein 2B-like isoform X1, translating into MVSRQQGVGSFHYRVSIIGGIILLSSYLSVGVVTFFMPAAQCDLEMKSEQKGYLAAISLVGLILSAHLWGFLSDTLGRRYIIIRCLLCDGLLYLITMLTPSYYLILVLRFFNGVASCGGVVSVYAFVGEFQPTHFRPRSLMIVSLVATSSYILLPAVAWLTIPSKWTFELYPGLTLKSWRLFYIFNGIPSILSAILLLFTPESPKFLIAKGENEKAIEVLHTIYKSNNNNNDDSFTINNIKSNEHIGKIRDDKSKIMAFFFLMWDQTFPLLKKPHRLHFLLLSLSLFTTLFSNNGTYVWLPVALNKMSLYEKESGKDVGTFCDLTQYVTNQSINQSIKLKKQN; encoded by the exons ATGGTTTCAAGACAACAAG GTGTAGGATCTTTTCATTACCGAGTGAGCATAATAGGaggaattattttactttcatcatACTTAAGTGTTGGTGTTGTAACATTCTTTATGCCAGCAGCTCAATGTGATTTGGAAATGAAGTCAGAACAGAAAGGATACCTTGCAGCAATATCATTAGTAG GACTAATCCTGAGTGCTCATTTATGGGGATTTTTATCTGACACTTTGGGAagaagatatataataataagatgTCTGTTATGTGATGGTCTACTATATTTAATCACAATGTTAACACCTAGTTATTACCTTATTCTAGTTCTACGGTTCTTCAATGGAGTAGC atctTGTGGTGGTGTTGTATCTGTGTATGCATTCGTTGGTGAATTTCAACCGACACATTTCCGACCAAGATCATTAATGATTGTGTCATTGGTTGCAACTTCTTCTTATATACTCTTACCAG ctgTTGCATGGTTAACAATTCCATCAAAATGGACATTTGAATTATATCCTGGATTAACTTTAAAATCATGgagattgttttatatttttaacggaATACCAAGCATTCTATctgccattttattattatttacaccagaaagtccaaaatttttaattgctaaagGAGAAAATGAAAAAGCAATTGAGGTTTTACATACAATTTAtaagtcaaataataataacaatgatgatagttttacaataaacaatattaaatcaaatgaaCACATTGGAAAAATAAGagatgataaaagtaaaattatggcatttttttttttaatgtgggaTCAGACTTTTCCTCTATTAAAAAAACCACAtcgtttacattttttactattgtCTTTATCATTATTCACAACATTGTTTAG TAATAATGGTACATATGTCTGGCTACCAGTAGCACTAAATAAAATGAGCCTGTACGAAAAGGAAAGTGGAAAAGATGTTGGAACATTCTGTGATTTAACACAATATGTAaccaatcaatcaatcaatcaatcaatcaaattaaagaaacaaaattaa